Within the Syntrophales bacterium genome, the region AAACCGGGACCGGGACCGGCCGGCGAGACAATTGTGCTCCAGAGCACTTCCGCGCCCCTCCCGGAAGGAAGATGCAACACACCGCCCCCGGAAGGTGGGCCGGAAGACCCCGGCGGCCGGGAGCGTGCTATTCTCGGCCTGCTGTCGGACGTTCCGGCCACGGCGGACGAGATCATACGCGCCTCCGGCATGAAGGCAAACGAAGCCCTGGGGATACTCATGGGGCTCGAGCTGAAGGGGGCGATCCGGCAGCTGCCGGGGAAAAAATTCATACGCAAGGAGTGACGGATGTCCCGTTCCCTGATCATTGTGGAGTCACCCGCCAAGATCAAGACCATCCGGAAGTATCTTCCCGATGACTTCGAAGTGGCGGCCTCCGTGGGTCATGTCAAGGACCTGCCGAAAAACGTCCTGGGAATCGACGTGAAAAAGGGGTTCGAGCCGACCTACCAGGTCATCGACACCAAGAAGAAGGTCATCGCCGACCTGAAGAAGGCCGCCAAAAAGGCCGAGAATATCTACCTGGCACCGGACCCCGACCGGGAGGGCGAGGCCATCGCCTGGCACATCGCCCAGGAAATCGGAGGCCGGGACAAGACGGTCTACCGCGTGCTATTCAACGACCTGACAAAGAACACCGTCCTGGAAGCCCTGAAAAATCCCCTGTCGCTGGACATGAACAAGTTCGAGGCCCAGCAGACCCGGCGGATCCTCGACCGGCTGGTGGGCTACAAGATCAGCCCGCTCCTCTGGGACAAGGTGAAACGCGGGCTCAGCGCCGGCCGCGTCCAGTCCGTCGCGGTCCGCCTGATCTGCGACCGGGAGCGGGAGATCCTGGCCTTCGTGCCGGACGAATACTGGAACATCACCGCGCTCCTCCGGAAGCAGGCGCCGACATTGGCCAACGGACAGGCGGCCTCTTTCGAGGCCCGCCTCTTCCGCATCGACGGGAAGAAGGCCCGGGTAACGAGCGCGGAGGAAGCGGAGAAGGCCGTCGCCGAGATCGAGGCGCACGATCCCGTCGTCGCCCGGGTTGAGCGCAAGGAAGTGAAGCGGAACCCGCCGGCGCCGTTCACGACGAGCAAGCTACAGCAGGAGGCCTCCCGCTGGCACCGCTTCCCCGCCAAGAAGACGATGTCCGTAGCGCAGCGTCTCTACGAAGGGGTGGAACTGGGCAAGGAAGGCTCCGTCGGCCTCATTACCTACATGCGAACGGACTCAGTCCGCGTGGCCGACGAAGCCCTGAAGGAAGTCCGGGCCTACATCGCGGAGAACTACGATCCCGCCTATCTTCCGTCCAAAGCGAGGGCCTACAAGGTGTCCGGCTCGGCCCAGGACGCTCACGAGGCCATCCGGCCCGCCTCCATGGCCTACCGGCCCCAGGACATCCGCGGGCATCTCACGGACGAGCAGTTCAAGCTGTACAGCCTGATCTGGAACCGCTTCGTGGCCAGCCAGATGAACCCCGCCGTCTTTGACCAGACGATCATCGACGTGGATGCCGGCCGTTGCCAGCTCCGCGCCCAGGGGCTGGTCATGAAGTTCCCCGGCTTCACCACCGTCTACACGGAGGGCAAGGAAAACGGGAACGGCAACGGCAACGGCGAGGATGATTCGGAAGACGGGCGCCTCCTGCCGGATGTCGCGCAGGGGGAGACCCTCAACCTGGTTCCACCGGTCAAGAAGGAGCAAAAGTTCACCCAGCCGCCGCCCCGCTTCTCAGAGGCGTCCCTGGTGAAGGAGCTGGAGGAGAAAGGGATCGGCCGCCCCAGCACCTATGCGACGATCCTGAGCACGATCCAGGAGCGGGATTATGTCCGCCTCGAAAAGGGACGGTTTTCCCCGACAGAGCTGGGCATGCTGGTGACGGACCTCCTGGTGAAGAATTTCCCCCGGATCCTCGACGTGGCCTTCACGGCCTCCATGGAGAACGAGCTGGACGGGATCGAGGAGGGCAAGAGCAACCGTCTCGACATCCTGCAGAACTTCTATTCCCCCTTCGAAGCGGAGCTGAAGCAGGCAGGCGCCCAGATGCGTCGCGTCAAGGGTCAGGAGATCCCGACGGACATCGTCTGCGACAAGTGCCAGAGCCCCATGGTCATCAAATGGGGAAAGAACGGCGAATTCCTGGCCTGCTCGAACTATCCCGCCTGCCGGAACACGACGAACTTCTCCCGGAGCGATGACGGCCAGATCGTCCCTGCTGAGGCAACGGCGGCCGAAACCGGGAAGACCTGCGACAAGTGCGGCAAGCCCATGATCCTCAAACAGGGGCGATTCGGTCCTTTCCTCGCCTGCTCCGGCTACCCCGAGTGCAAGAACACCGTGAATCCCCGGGATGAGGCTCCGCCGGAAGAGGGTGCGGAATCCGCCCCGGCACCGGTCTGCGAGAAGTGCGGAAAGCCCATGGTCACTCGCCGGGGCCGCTTCGGCCCGTTCCTGGGCTGTTCCGGCTATCCCGAATGCAAAAACATCGTCCGGCAGACCCGGTCGGGCGCCCCCGTTGCGCAGGCGCCGCCGC harbors:
- the topA gene encoding type I DNA topoisomerase — translated: MSRSLIIVESPAKIKTIRKYLPDDFEVAASVGHVKDLPKNVLGIDVKKGFEPTYQVIDTKKKVIADLKKAAKKAENIYLAPDPDREGEAIAWHIAQEIGGRDKTVYRVLFNDLTKNTVLEALKNPLSLDMNKFEAQQTRRILDRLVGYKISPLLWDKVKRGLSAGRVQSVAVRLICDREREILAFVPDEYWNITALLRKQAPTLANGQAASFEARLFRIDGKKARVTSAEEAEKAVAEIEAHDPVVARVERKEVKRNPPAPFTTSKLQQEASRWHRFPAKKTMSVAQRLYEGVELGKEGSVGLITYMRTDSVRVADEALKEVRAYIAENYDPAYLPSKARAYKVSGSAQDAHEAIRPASMAYRPQDIRGHLTDEQFKLYSLIWNRFVASQMNPAVFDQTIIDVDAGRCQLRAQGLVMKFPGFTTVYTEGKENGNGNGNGEDDSEDGRLLPDVAQGETLNLVPPVKKEQKFTQPPPRFSEASLVKELEEKGIGRPSTYATILSTIQERDYVRLEKGRFSPTELGMLVTDLLVKNFPRILDVAFTASMENELDGIEEGKSNRLDILQNFYSPFEAELKQAGAQMRRVKGQEIPTDIVCDKCQSPMVIKWGKNGEFLACSNYPACRNTTNFSRSDDGQIVPAEATAAETGKTCDKCGKPMILKQGRFGPFLACSGYPECKNTVNPRDEAPPEEGAESAPAPVCEKCGKPMVTRRGRFGPFLGCSGYPECKNIVRQTRSGAPVAQAPPPEITDIACEKCGKPMAIRRGRFGRFLGCTGYPACKNIQKLPPQS